From the Streptomyces sp. NBC_00390 genome, the window AGCCCATCCACCCACACTTTCAACGGGGGTTGAAACGTGAAGATTCGTCATGTCCGCGCTGTTGCCGTCTTCGGAATCGTTCTCGTCGCGCTGACCGGGGCCCGCGGCTCGGGCGGCGGCAGCTGCGGCGGCAGCTCCAGCAGCTCCAGCGGCGGCAGCAGCACCGGTGGCAGCAACCACGACAACGACAACAGCACGACCACCGGTGGGGGGTCGGTCTCCGGCGGTGGCTCCAGCGCCAACCAGGCCATGCGTGACATCAGCATCGCCAAGTGCGGGCTGGACGCGGCGGGCAAGAACCTCACCGCGCGCCTCACCATCAGGAACAGCGACTCCCTGGACTACAACTACAACGCGAGCGTGCAGTTCAAGGGTGAGGTCGGTGGCCCGAGCGCGGACCTGGCCGTCGCCAGGCTCGACGCCGCCGCCGTCCCGGCGGGCGAGTCCGTGACGAAGGAGATCAGCACGCCGTACACCGGCTCCGGTGACGGCTCCGAGTACAAGAAGTGCGAAGTAGTCCTCGCGAGCCGTACCGCGAGCTGAGCTCGCACAGGGTCTTCGGCCCGGAACCGGCCGCTGCTAGGGTGACGCGCGCTCGTTCGAGCGCGCACATCCGGCCACAGGGCCAGGGGGGTTGAAACGTGAAGATTCGTCATGTCCGTGCGGTCGCCGCCTTCGGCATCGTCCTGATCGCGTTGACCGGTGCCCGCGGTTCGCGCGGCGGCGGCTGCGACAACGACAGCAGTTCCAGCTCCTCCAGCTCGAGCGGCGGCGGCAGCACCACCGGCGGCGGCCACTACGACGACGATGACGACATCGACGTCACGTCCGGCGGCGGTTCCGCCTCCGGCGGTGGCGACGCCACCCAGACGCCCGGCGCCGGGGGCGTGACCGGTCCGGTCGACGCGAGGGGGGAGGTGGAGATCGACTTCTGCAGCATCGACCCCGGGGGAACGCTGCTCAGGGGTCAGCTCTCCATCGACAACCAGAGCGACGCGGACCAGAGCTACGACATCAAGGTGCACTTCGCGGGCGACGGCGGAGAACCGGTGGTCGCGCAGCTCGACGATGTGACGGTCGCCGCGTACAGCAACTACACCACCGATGCCAGCGCCCCCTATGCCGGCTCCGGCAAGCCACGGGACGACCGGGGGTGCTGGATCGTCAGCGCCACCCGTACCGCCGAGGCCTCCTGACACCACCCGTACGGCCGCGGCTGCCTGGGCCCGGTCCGGGCTGACCTTGTCGGGCGTGCGACGCTCCCCCAGAGCTTCTCCCCCAGGACTCCGTCCGGGGGGACCCCCAGGAGGTACCCCGGGCTACGGCACCTCGCTGTGTTGTCGGAGTCGCCCAAGTGCGTCCGGTACGAGGGCGATCTCCTCCGGCCTCCGGCCGGGCGGTACCCCTACCGGCCTGCGATACGTCCCCTCGGCCCTGGTGGGCCTGGGGAGGCCTCATGTCTCGGCCCTGGTGGGCCTGGGGAGGCCTCATGTCTCGGCCCTGGTGGGCCTGGGGAGGCCTCATGTCTCGGCCCTGGTGGGCCTGGGGAGGCCTCATGTCTCGGCCCTGGTGGGCCTGGGGAGGCCCCATGCCTCGGCCTGGTGGGCCTGGGGAGACCGCATGCCTCGGCCTGGTGGGCCTGGGGAGGCCCCATGCATCCGACGCCGCAGGCTGATCCTCGAAGACCGCCCGGACAGGGCCTAGCGCAGCCGGTACCCGCCCCTGCCGTGGCCGCTCGTGAACAGCTCGGCCTGCCGCTCCGGCGGCAGGTTGCCGAGCGCGATCAGGTGCGGGGCATGGGCGAGGGCCTGCGTCCGGGCGGCCTCGGTCGCCGACCACACCGCGCGCACCGTCCCCTGCACCGCGTCCGCCGGGTACGCCGCCACCACGGCCGCCGCCCGCAGCGCGGCTGCCGCCGCGCCGCCCGGTTCGGTCAGCTCCGAGACCAGTCCCGTCTCGTACGCCCGCCGGGCCGACGTCCGCTCGGCGGTCCCCATCAGTGCCAGGCGGGCGACCTCGCCCGGCGGCATCCGCTGTGCCAGATACACCGACTCGTAGGCGCTGACCATCCCGTACGTCGTGTGCGGGTCGAAGAACGTGGCCTCGCGCGACGCGACGACGAACTCGCTCTCGCCGAGCAGATAGAACGCGCCGCCGCAGGCCATCCCCTCCACCGCCGCGATCACCGGTATCCACAGGTCGTTCGCCTTCGGGCCGATCGCGATCAGCGGATCGTCGACCGAGTACGGGGACGAGGGCTGCGGCACCTCGGCGCCGCGGTCGATCCCGGTGCAGAACGCCCGTGTCCCCGCTCCCGTCACCACCGCGGCGCGCACCGAGTCGTCGTATCTGAACCCCCGCCATACGCGGCACAGTTCCTCCGCCATCGCCAGGTCGATCGCGTTGTGCCTGCCGGGCCGGTCCAGCGTGACGAGGGCGACGCCGGTGTCCTTGTCCGTCTCCACCCGGATGCTCATGCGCGCTCCAGCAGCCAGCGCGGTACGACCGTCCCGTCCGCGAGCTCGGTGAACGCCACCCTCAGCTGCGCCCCGATGCGCAGGCGGGCGGGATCGACCGAGTTCAGTGCCGCGTCCGGCGCGGCCACCACGTTCCCGACGAGCCGGATGCGGGGCACTTCCGCGAGTTCGACGACGACCGTGTTGTAGGGGGCCTGGGCGGCGTACTCGGGCAGCAGCGGCGGATGCGGGAGCACGTACGACCAGATCCGGCCCCGGCCGCTCATCCTGCGCCACTCGCTGTCGAACGACTGGCAGTGCGGGCAGCAGGGGCGCGGCGGGAAGCGCAGCTCCCCGCAGGCGGCGCAGGCCTGGATGCGCAGCTCGCCCTGTGCGGCGTACTGCCAGAAGGGCGCGCCGTCCTCGTCGACCACGGGTGTGAGCATCTCAACTCCTCAGCAGAACAGCCGAAGTGGGCACGCCCTCGCCCGCCGTGACCAGACAGGTCGCGGCGCCCGGCACCTGGGCGGTGGAGGTGCCGCGCAGCTGCTGCACGCCCTCGGTGATGAGGTTGAAGCCGTGGACGTACGCTTCGCTCAGCCCGCCGCCACCGGTGTTGAGGGGCAGCCGGCCGCCGATCTCCAGAGCGCCGCCCTCCGTGAAGGCCGCACCTTCTCCGCGGCCGCAGAAGCCGTAGCCCTCGAGCGAGAGCGGGACCAGCGCGGTGAACGCGTCGTAGATCTGGGCGACATCGACGTCGTCCGGCCCGAAGTCGGCGTTCTTCCACAGCTGGCGAGCGGCCGTCCATGCGGGGCCGGTCAGCGGGTCGTCGTTCCAGTAGTTGACCATGCCGTGGTGCTGGGCGGGCAGGCCCTGGGCGGCCGCGTGGAGGTACACGGGTCTGTGGCGGCAGTCGCGGGCCCGCTCGGCGCTCACGATCACACAGGCCAGCGCGCCGTCCGTCTCCAGGCAGTTGTCGAACAGGCACAGCGGCTCGCTGATCCAGCGGGAGGTCATGTACATCTCGCGGGTCAGCGGTCGTTCGTACATGATCGCGGCCGGGTTCTGGTTGGCGCGGTTGCGGCAGGCGAGTGCGACGTTGAAGAGGTGGTCCCGGGTGGCGCCGTACTCGTGCATGTAGCGCCGCGCCAGCATGCCGATCTCGTCGGCGGGCCGCAGCAGGCCGAAGGGCCGGGTCCACTGGCCCGGGGTGGGCAGCTGCGCGGCGGTGTTCTTCCAGGGCCGCGGGCCCGAGCCGCGTTTGCGTGAGCGCCACGCCACTCCGACGCTCGCCTGCCCGGTGGCGACGGCGGCGGCGAGATGGGCGAGGGTCGCGCACGAACCGCCGCCCCCGTACCCGACCTTGGAGAAGAAGGTGACGTCGCCCGCCCCGATGGCCTTGGCCACCTCGACCTCGTCGGTCTCCTCCATCGTGTACGAGGCGAAGCCGTCCACCTCGGAGGGTGCGATGCCCGCGTCGTCCAGTGCGGCCAGGATCGCCCGGCACGCCAGGGTCTTCTCGGATTCAGGGAGTTGTTTCGCGAAGGGGGTCCGGCCGATCCCGGCTATCGCTGTCGCGTCCTTGAGGCTCGCCATGTGGGGGAGGGTACAGCTAATCTGACGTACCGTCAGCTACTGTGAGGGAGGCTAGCCATGCGACGTGGTGACCTGGAGTGGGGCTCCGTCCCGAGGCTGGTACGGGACGCCGCGCGGCGTCACGGGGAGCGGGAGGCCGTCGTCGAAGGCCGCACCCGTGTCACCTACGCCGAGCTCGGCGACCGCGTCGAGCGCGCGGCGGCCGCCTGCATCGCCGCAGGCGTCCGCAAGGGAGACCGGGTCGCCGTGTGGGCGCCCAACACCCTCGACTGGATCGTCTCCGCCCTCGGGGCAGTGAGCGCCGGCGCCGTCCTCGTGCCCCTCAACACCCGTTTCAAGGGCACCGAGGCCGCCTACGTCCTCCAGCGCTCACGCACCAGACTGCTCTTCGTCACCGGCACCTTCCTCGGCACCTCGTACGTCGCCTCCCTGCGCCGCGCGGACGTGGCACTGCCCGATCTGGAACAGGTCGTGGTACTCGCCGACAGCGCGCCCGACGCCCCCGGTTACCGCACCTGGAAGGAGTTCCTCGCGGACGGCGACGCCGTCACAGGCGCCCAGGTGCGCGCCCGCGCGGACAGCGTCACCGCCGACGACCCGTCCGACATCGTCTACACCTCGGGCACCACCGGCCGCCCCAAGGGCGCCGTCATCACCCACGCCCAGACCCTGCGCTGCTACGACCTGTGGAGCGAACTCGCCGGACTGCGCGAGGACGACCGCTATCTGATCGTGAACCCCTTCTTCCACACCTTCGGCTACAAGGCGGGCATCATCGCCTGCCTGACCCGGGGCGCGACCATGGTTCCTCAGCCGGTCTTCAACGTGGACACCGTCCTCGCCAACATCGCCGCCGAACGGATCTCGGTGCTGCCGGGCCCGCCCACCCTCCACCAGTCCCTGCTCGACCACCCCGCCCGCGACCGCCACGACCTGAGCGCGCTGCGCCTCGTCGTCACCGGAGCGGCCGTCGTCCCGCTGCGGCTCGTCGAACGGCTGCGCACCGAACTGCGCATCGCCACCGTCCTGACCGCCTACGGCCTGTCCGAGGCGAGCGGCATCGTCACCATGTGCCGCCGCGGCGACGACCCCTCCGTCATCGCCTCCACCTCCGGCCGCGCGATCCCCGGCACCGAGGTGAAGGTGCTCGCCGGGCCGGGCGAGCCGGGGGAGGTCCTGGTGCGCGGACACAATGTCATGCGGGGCTACTTCGAGGACCCGCAGGAGACCTCCCGCGCCATCACACCGGAAGGCTGGCTCCGCACCGGGGACGTGGGCGTCCTCGACGACGCGGGCAACCTCCTTATCACCGACCGGATCAAGGACATGTTCATCGTCGGAGGCTTCAACGCCTACCCGGCCGAGATCGAGCAACTCCTGGGCCTGCACCCCGACATCGCGGACGTGGCGGTGATCGGCGTCCCGGACCCGCGGCTCGGCGAGGTGGGCAAGGCGTATGCGGTCCGGCGCGACGGCTCGACACTCACGGCGGACGATCTGATCGCCTGGTCGAGGCGGGAGATGGCGAACTACAAGGTCCCACGGCAGGTGGAGTTCGTCGGGGAGCTGCCGCGCAACGCGAGCGGCAAGGTGCTCAAGACGGAACTGCGAGCTCAGTCGGCCCTGCGCCCGGCGACATAGCGTTCACAGACCGCTCGGTGCTCCGGGAATTTTGCTTCAGAGTGACGAAATGTGCGCGGTGTGCGGCAGGCGTACGAGACGGCACGCCTGCCCCGCGCAACCGCCGCAACAGTGGCACACGGCACCGGCCCGGTTCCGCGCAGGCCGCGGTACCGGGCCGGGCCCGATCGTGGGGTGGTCAGCCGTGGAGGCGGACCGGGATCTCCTGCCAGCCGTACGCGATGAACGACGGCACCTGCTTCAGCTCGTCCGCCTGCCGTGCCAGCCGCAGGTCCGGGTAGCGCTCGAACAGCGCGGGCAGGGCCGTCAGCGCCTCCATGCGTGCCAGCGGCGCTCCGATGCAGCGGTGCACGCCGATACCGAAGGCCAGGTGGTCGTCCGCGCCGCGCGCGGTGTCGAAGACGGTGGCGCTCTCGCCGTAGTGCGCCGGGTCGCTGCCCGCGGCCGCGTACGTCGTCACGATCGCGTCGCCGGCCGGGATGGTGACCCCCTCGATCGTGATGTCATCCACCGCGAACCGCAGCGGCAGTGTGGCGATCGACGGGTGGATGCGCAGCACCTCGTCGATCACCGCGTCCCAGCCGCGCTCGCCGGAGCGGACCGCCGCCAGCTGGTCGGGGTGCCGGAGCAGCGCCACCACGGCGTTGCCGATCAGGTTGACCGTCGTCTCGAAGCCGGCGCCGATCACCAGCAGCAGGGTGTAGAGCAGCTCCTCGTCGCTGAGCCGGTCGCCGTCCTCGTCGCGGACCCTGATCAGCTCGGTGGTCATGTCGTCGCCAGGGAGCTCGCTCTTGTGCGCGATCAGCGCGCCCAGCACCGCCCCGATCTGCTGCTGCACGAAGGCGGCGTGTTCGGGCGACGGGTCGGAGGTGTCCATGATCGCGGCGATCAACGTGCCGGTGTCCGGGCGCAGTTCGTCCGGCACCCCGAACAGCTCGCAGATCAGCTGCATCGGCAGCGGGTGCGCGAAAGCGGCCCGTACGTCCACCACCTCGCCGGAGGCGCCCGCCGTGTCCAGCTGCTCCAGCAGCTCCGCGGTGATCTTCTCGACACGGGTACGCATCGCCTCGGTGCGGCGCGCGGTGAAGCTGGGCGCGACCAGCTTGCGCAGCCGGGTGTGGTCGGGGCCGTACGTCGAGAGCATGTTGACCACGCCGACCCAGCCAAGGATCCAGCCCCAGGCGGGGTGTTCGCCGACCTCGGGCCACAGCGACCAGTGCTTGCGCGGGTCCTTGCTGACCTGCGGGTCCAGGATCAGCGCCTTGAGGGTGTCGTAGCCGGTGGGCGCCCAGGCGGGGATGCCGCCCGGCAGCTCGACGGGTACGACCGGACCGAGGGCGCGCAGCCGGGCGCTCTCGGCGATGATGTCCGCGCCGAACGGGTCGATGGCCACACGGGTGGACGCGGTCATGCTCGGCCTCCTGGCTGGTCGGGGGTGCGGGGCGTGAAGCGGACGGGCAGCGCCGTCAGCGAGCGGTGGAACGGCCCGGGGCGCCAGGTCAGGCGTTCGCGGGGCAGGACCGGATCCAGGTCGGGAAGCCACTGCGTGAGGCGTTCGATCGCCTCGGTGGCGATCAGGAGGGTGTGCTGCTTGACGGGGCAGGTGTGCGCGCCCGCCGAGAACGACATGTGCGAGGCGTCGTGCGGATGGTGGGTGCCGGCGAACTCCAGCTCGGCGAAGTGGGCCATCGCCCCGAAGGAGATGACGATCGGGACGGCGGCCTGCAGCCACATGCCGTGGAAGCTCATCGGCTTGCGGGCGAAGTGGATGTCGTAGTTGGCCAGCGGGGTCTCGTAACGCAGCACCTCCATCACGGCGTCCATGACGGGACGCGCTCCGGAGGTGAGGGTGGAGTAGTACGCAGGGTTGCCGAGGATGCGCGAGAGGGCGTTGGAGATCAGGTTCGACGTCGGCTCGTGGCCCGCGCCGAGCGTGAGGAACACCTGCCAGGTGACCTCCTCGGGCGTGAGGGCGAGCGGGTGGTCGAGCAGGGCGCTGGTCAGGTCGGGGCCGCGTTCGGCCATCTTGGCGCCGATCAGCTCCAGGACGTACCTGCCGTACTCGGCCTCGCCCTCGGCGGCCCGCTCGCCGCCCTCCATCATCTGGCCGAGCGCGGCGTCGAGGCGGCCGGACTCGCTGTCGGGCAGTCCGAAGAGGTTGTTGAAGATCAGCGCCATCATCGGGCGGGCGAACTCGCCGACCAGATCGGCCTGTCCGTTCGGACCGAAGCGGGAGAGAAGGACATCCACCGCGTGGTGCACCCGCTCACGCAGGTCGTGCGGCTCGACCATGGCGAAGGCGTCGACGAGGGTGCGGCGGTAGCGGACGTGTTCCTCGCCGTCCGCGAAGAGGGTGTTGGGCCGCCAGCGCATCATGCCGAGGATCGGTGAGTCCTCGGCGACCGTCGCCTCCCAGGGGCGCGGGTCGACGGAGAACGACTCCTCGTCGTGCAGCAGGTCGAGTGCGGCTCGGCGGTCCGTGACCACGTACGCGGGGATGCCGGGGGCGAGCTCCGCCCAGCCGATCGGGCCCTGGGCCTTGAGCGTCGCGTAGTAGCTGTGCGGGTCGGCGGCGAAGCCGTCCTCCCACAGCCGTACCGGCGCGGTGAGTTGGAAGGCATCGGCGTGCGCGGGATAGGGGTTCACCGGGTCTCCGGGCTGTTGCGGGTGATGAGGTGCTGGACGAGTGCGAGCAGCGCGTCGATGGAGGCGTTGGTGTCGCGCGCGTCGCAGGCCACCATCGGCGTCTGCGGATCCAGGTCGAGGGAGCGGCGCAGCTGCTCCTCGGTGTACTGCTTGGAGTCGGGGAACTGGTTGAGCGCGACGGCGTACGGCAGCCCCGACTCCTCCACCAGGCCGAGCACGTCGAACGAGTCGTCGATCCGGCGGGTGTCGACCAGCACCAGGGCACCGAGCGCCCCGTAGGCGATGTCGTCCCACAGGGCCCGGAAGCGTTCCTGGCCCGGAGTGCCGAACAGGTACAGCACGACCCCGCCGTTCAGCGAGATCCGCCCGAAGTCGATGGCGACGGTCGTGGTCGTCTTGTCCCGTACGCCGGCGAGGTCGTCCACCGGGACGGACGCCTCGGTCAGATGTTCCTCGGTGTGCAGCGGCCTGATCTCCGACACCGAGTCGATCAGCGTGGTCTTGCCCACGCCGAACGGGCCGGTCACCAGGATCTTCACCAGCTCGCGGGCGGTGTCCGGGAGGTGCAGTCCGTTCTCGCGCGAACGGGTCCGGCCGGCGGGGCTAGAGCTTGAGGGCGCGGAGGCCATCGGCCACTCTCTTCAACAGGTCACGGTCGGGAAGGGCGGCGAAGGGTACGGGCGGGCGGGCTCTCGCCAGCCCCTGGTCGATCAGGGCGGCGGCGAGCACGCGGATCGCGGAGACCGGCAGCCGCAGCAGCGCGGCGGACTCCACGACGGTCAGCGAACCGCCGTCCAGTGCCCGCAGCAGCGCCTGCTGGGCGGCGGGGAGCGTGGCGGGCACCGGCCCGCCGCCTCCGGTCAGCACCGACAGACGCTCCAGGCTGTTGCGGGTGGGCCGGGCCACCCCACCGGTCGACAGATACGCGGGGACCAGTGGCCGGCCCCCGCTCCGGCGGCCGGTCATACCGGGTGGCCGCCGTCGCCGGCGCGGGGCGCCGCGGCCATCGCCTTCTCACCGAGCCGGGCCACCTGCGAGTGGACCCGGTGGCCGAGCAGGTCGAGCCGTACCTCGGGATCGCCGTAGGCGGCGACACAGGTGCCGTGCGCGGTGGGCGCGACCAGGATGTAGCCGTGGTCGGACTCGATGACGACCTGCCGCAGCTGGGCGGCCTCCTGGTCCGCGAAGGCGGCCGCCGCGGTGCGGCAGGCGCCCTGCACGGTGCTGATGATGGCGGCGACCCGCTCGGCGGACTCCTGCGCGAGGGCCGCGGAGAAGCCGGAGACGAGTCCGTCCCTGGTCAGCAGTACGGCCGCCCGCACATGCGGGATCTCCAGGATCGGGTCGAGCACCCACGCCGTCTCGCCGGGGTCACGGCTGGTCATCGGTGATCGGTCCCTTCGGTGTCGACGGCCTTACGGGCCGCGGCTGTTGCGGACTGCAGGGCACCGAGCGCCGCGGCGGACTCCTCGGGAGTACGGGCGGGCGCGGCCGGTGCCGCAGGGGAGGCGGTCCCGGTCGCCGGGTCCTCGGCGCGGACACGGCGCCGGCGCTGGGGGAGCGCGTCGTCGTCGGGGGCCGGATCATTCTCGTGGCCGGCCGGCTGGTCGTACGGAGCCCGGGGCTCGGGCGCCGGGGCGTGCCGCACGTCCGCGCGTACCTTCAGGGTCCTGTCCGCGTCGGCCGCGTCCGGCTCCGACCCGGCGGTCCGGTGCGTGGAGCGGGGTGCGCTGGCGGCGGGCGGGTGCAGGTCCGGGTCGATATGGCTCAGGAGGTGGTTCTTGACGAGCAGGACCGCGCGGACGCCGCCGTAGGGGGAGGGCATCGACAGGTCGACGGAGAGGTCGAACTGCCGGGTCAGCTGGCCGATCGCGGCCAGTCCCATCCGGGGCGGGTCGCCGAGCTCGGAGAGCAGGATGGGGTCCTTGCCGGCCACCATCCGCTGGGCGGCGGCCCGCTCGTCGGCGGCCATGCCGACACCGGCGTCGTCGACGGTCACCGAGACGCCGTGGTGGGCGCGCTCGAGGTTGACCACGACGGTGGTGTCCGGGGCGGAGTGGCGCAGGGCGTTGTCGAGGAGTTCGGCGACGATGATGGCGACCGGCTCGACGGCATGGGAGACGAGGGCGGTGCCGGGCTCGAGGTGGTTGTGCACCTGGACGCGGTCGTAGCCGACGAGCCGGGCC encodes:
- a CDS encoding enoyl-CoA hydratase/isomerase family protein, with the protein product MSIRVETDKDTGVALVTLDRPGRHNAIDLAMAEELCRVWRGFRYDDSVRAAVVTGAGTRAFCTGIDRGAEVPQPSSPYSVDDPLIAIGPKANDLWIPVIAAVEGMACGGAFYLLGESEFVVASREATFFDPHTTYGMVSAYESVYLAQRMPPGEVARLALMGTAERTSARRAYETGLVSELTEPGGAAAAALRAAAVVAAYPADAVQGTVRAVWSATEAARTQALAHAPHLIALGNLPPERQAELFTSGHGRGGYRLR
- a CDS encoding Zn-ribbon domain-containing OB-fold protein, encoding MLTPVVDEDGAPFWQYAAQGELRIQACAACGELRFPPRPCCPHCQSFDSEWRRMSGRGRIWSYVLPHPPLLPEYAAQAPYNTVVVELAEVPRIRLVGNVVAAPDAALNSVDPARLRIGAQLRVAFTELADGTVVPRWLLERA
- a CDS encoding lipid-transfer protein encodes the protein MASLKDATAIAGIGRTPFAKQLPESEKTLACRAILAALDDAGIAPSEVDGFASYTMEETDEVEVAKAIGAGDVTFFSKVGYGGGGSCATLAHLAAAVATGQASVGVAWRSRKRGSGPRPWKNTAAQLPTPGQWTRPFGLLRPADEIGMLARRYMHEYGATRDHLFNVALACRNRANQNPAAIMYERPLTREMYMTSRWISEPLCLFDNCLETDGALACVIVSAERARDCRHRPVYLHAAAQGLPAQHHGMVNYWNDDPLTGPAWTAARQLWKNADFGPDDVDVAQIYDAFTALVPLSLEGYGFCGRGEGAAFTEGGALEIGGRLPLNTGGGGLSEAYVHGFNLITEGVQQLRGTSTAQVPGAATCLVTAGEGVPTSAVLLRS
- a CDS encoding FadD3 family acyl-CoA ligase, translating into MRRGDLEWGSVPRLVRDAARRHGEREAVVEGRTRVTYAELGDRVERAAAACIAAGVRKGDRVAVWAPNTLDWIVSALGAVSAGAVLVPLNTRFKGTEAAYVLQRSRTRLLFVTGTFLGTSYVASLRRADVALPDLEQVVVLADSAPDAPGYRTWKEFLADGDAVTGAQVRARADSVTADDPSDIVYTSGTTGRPKGAVITHAQTLRCYDLWSELAGLREDDRYLIVNPFFHTFGYKAGIIACLTRGATMVPQPVFNVDTVLANIAAERISVLPGPPTLHQSLLDHPARDRHDLSALRLVVTGAAVVPLRLVERLRTELRIATVLTAYGLSEASGIVTMCRRGDDPSVIASTSGRAIPGTEVKVLAGPGEPGEVLVRGHNVMRGYFEDPQETSRAITPEGWLRTGDVGVLDDAGNLLITDRIKDMFIVGGFNAYPAEIEQLLGLHPDIADVAVIGVPDPRLGEVGKAYAVRRDGSTLTADDLIAWSRREMANYKVPRQVEFVGELPRNASGKVLKTELRAQSALRPAT
- a CDS encoding cytochrome P450 family protein: MTASTRVAIDPFGADIIAESARLRALGPVVPVELPGGIPAWAPTGYDTLKALILDPQVSKDPRKHWSLWPEVGEHPAWGWILGWVGVVNMLSTYGPDHTRLRKLVAPSFTARRTEAMRTRVEKITAELLEQLDTAGASGEVVDVRAAFAHPLPMQLICELFGVPDELRPDTGTLIAAIMDTSDPSPEHAAFVQQQIGAVLGALIAHKSELPGDDMTTELIRVRDEDGDRLSDEELLYTLLLVIGAGFETTVNLIGNAVVALLRHPDQLAAVRSGERGWDAVIDEVLRIHPSIATLPLRFAVDDITIEGVTIPAGDAIVTTYAAAGSDPAHYGESATVFDTARGADDHLAFGIGVHRCIGAPLARMEALTALPALFERYPDLRLARQADELKQVPSFIAYGWQEIPVRLHG
- a CDS encoding cytochrome P450, which encodes MNPYPAHADAFQLTAPVRLWEDGFAADPHSYYATLKAQGPIGWAELAPGIPAYVVTDRRAALDLLHDEESFSVDPRPWEATVAEDSPILGMMRWRPNTLFADGEEHVRYRRTLVDAFAMVEPHDLRERVHHAVDVLLSRFGPNGQADLVGEFARPMMALIFNNLFGLPDSESGRLDAALGQMMEGGERAAEGEAEYGRYVLELIGAKMAERGPDLTSALLDHPLALTPEEVTWQVFLTLGAGHEPTSNLISNALSRILGNPAYYSTLTSGARPVMDAVMEVLRYETPLANYDIHFARKPMSFHGMWLQAAVPIVISFGAMAHFAELEFAGTHHPHDASHMSFSAGAHTCPVKQHTLLIATEAIERLTQWLPDLDPVLPRERLTWRPGPFHRSLTALPVRFTPRTPDQPGGRA
- a CDS encoding GTP-binding protein, which encodes MASAPSSSSPAGRTRSRENGLHLPDTARELVKILVTGPFGVGKTTLIDSVSEIRPLHTEEHLTEASVPVDDLAGVRDKTTTTVAIDFGRISLNGGVVLYLFGTPGQERFRALWDDIAYGALGALVLVDTRRIDDSFDVLGLVEESGLPYAVALNQFPDSKQYTEEQLRRSLDLDPQTPMVACDARDTNASIDALLALVQHLITRNSPETR
- a CDS encoding DUF742 domain-containing protein yields the protein MTGRRSGGRPLVPAYLSTGGVARPTRNSLERLSVLTGGGGPVPATLPAAQQALLRALDGGSLTVVESAALLRLPVSAIRVLAAALIDQGLARARPPVPFAALPDRDLLKRVADGLRALKL
- a CDS encoding roadblock/LC7 domain-containing protein, with the protein product MTSRDPGETAWVLDPILEIPHVRAAVLLTRDGLVSGFSAALAQESAERVAAIISTVQGACRTAAAAFADQEAAQLRQVVIESDHGYILVAPTAHGTCVAAYGDPEVRLDLLGHRVHSQVARLGEKAMAAAPRAGDGGHPV
- a CDS encoding ATP-binding protein; translated protein: MIEIPDLAAGGLAAGTLSVTLLLGGGLLRSRRHRTQQRAEIETLRAHLDAARYEVDRAAQAFAAEVAHLAEKRMPAEATRAAHPHIQVPGPLRPEVTGTALDAGMDNVLKGLVTAIAHERKRVDAAARAGMRGTTREIQAGLYRLQDVLRGLQQKYDDPELAQTLFALDHENEQSLRRAQVAAVVCGAWVGLAREESHLVDAVTGGQARLVGYDRVQVHNHLEPGTALVSHAVEPVAIIVAELLDNALRHSAPDTTVVVNLERAHHGVSVTVDDAGVGMAADERAAAQRMVAGKDPILLSELGDPPRMGLAAIGQLTRQFDLSVDLSMPSPYGGVRAVLLVKNHLLSHIDPDLHPPAASAPRSTHRTAGSEPDAADADRTLKVRADVRHAPAPEPRAPYDQPAGHENDPAPDDDALPQRRRRVRAEDPATGTASPAAPAAPARTPEESAAALGALQSATAAARKAVDTEGTDHR